A genome region from Populus alba chromosome 3, ASM523922v2, whole genome shotgun sequence includes the following:
- the LOC118054368 gene encoding uncharacterized protein isoform X1 → MMRYQRVSPDCVPLSNGKKPNGAENGRSIPNGFNSTSTNFDTKGFRFRSPSRNQDHHNNSTTSSPHSENNHNQTQRHDSSPGPSPSRGGNGDVLLQWGQKKRARVSRSEIRALADESSSSGQARQPINRVPRRVDNKFSPPTMPPPPPPSQQSISTSTRSGNLKKENSGFLSHRNLEKRSGAGNGSPSRNSGGSSRVVSRSTAGKRSPPTPENIDRKLPSSRSAAKDEKPNGSLVQADHQMNQVDSTRAKSEKEAGVTTSNTVSVPVVASGGEKANNNEVIEWPRIYIALSRKEKEDDFFAMKGTKLPQRPKKRAKNIDKALQYCFPGMWLSDLTKSRYEVREKKCVKKQKRRGLKGMESMDSDSE, encoded by the exons ATGATGAG GTATCAGAGAGTAAGCCCAGATTGTGTTCCTTTAAGCAATGGCAAAAAACCCAATGGAGCCGAGAACGGAAGGTCAATCCCCAATGGATTCAATTCCACAAGTACTAATTTTGATACTAAAGGTTTCAGATTTAGATCTCCATCGAGAAACCAAGACCACCACAATAACAGTACAACCAGTTCTCCACATTCAGAGAACAACCACAATCAGACACAAAGACATGACTCTAGTCCGGGTCCTAGCCCGAGCCGAGGTGGCAACGGTGATGTGTTGTTGCAATGGGGACAAAAGAAGAGAGCTAGAGTGTCAAGGTCTGAGATCAGGGCCTTGGCTGATGAATCGTCATCTTCTGGTCAAGCTAGACAACCCATCAACAGGGTTCCTAGGAGAGTTGATAACAAGTTCTCTCCACCCACCATgccaccaccgccaccaccaTCCCAACAGTCCATTAGTACTAGCACCAGAAGTGGAAActtgaagaaagaaaattcTGGGTTTCTTTCACACAg GAATTTAGAAAAGCGATCCGGTGCTGGAAATGGATCCCCGTCAAGAAATAGTGGTGGCAGTAGCAGGGTTGTTTCTAGATCTACTGCGGGAAAGAGATCTCCTCCAACACCAGAAAATATTGATAGAAAGTTGCCTAGCTCTAGGTCAGCGGCAAAGGATGAGAAACCAAATGGATCATTAGTACAAGCtgatcatcaaatgaatcaagTTGATTCCACGCGGGCTAAATCAGAGAAGGAAGCTGGGGTTACAACTAGCAATACTGTCTCAGTTCCAGTAGTAGCCAGTGGAGGAGAAAAGGCGAATAACAATGAAGTCATCGAGTGGCCAAGGATTTATATTGCTTTGTCAAGGaaggaaaaagaagatgatTTCTTTGCAATGAAGGGCACAAAACTACCACAACGACCCAAGAAAAGGGCTAAGAACATTGATAAAGCACTTCAG TATTGTTTTCCAGGGATGTGGCTATCTGACTTAACAAAGAGTAGGTACGAGGTTAGAGAGAAGAAATGTGTGAAGAAG CAAAAACGAAGAGGGCTGAAGGGGATGGAGAGCATGGACAGTGATTCCGAGTAG
- the LOC118054366 gene encoding uncharacterized protein has protein sequence MAASNVKLAFFSSLLLFSLINPSQSLSSHNIYLERQASILVSVRQSFESYDPSFDSWNVSNYSLLCSWTGIQCDDKNRSVVAIDISNSNISGTLSPAITELRSLVNLSLQGNSFSDGFPREIHRLTRLQFLNISNNLFSGQLDWEFSQLKELQVLDGYNNNLNGTLPLGVTQLAKLKHLDFGGNYFQGTIPPSYGSMQQLNYLSLKGNDLRGLIPGELGNLTNLEQLYLGYYNEFDGGIPPEFGKLINLVHLDLANCSLRGLIPPDLGNLNKLDTLFLQTNELTGPIPPELGNLSSIKSLDLSNNALTGDIPLEFSGLHRLTLLNLFLNKLHGQIPHFIAELPELEVLKLWHNNFTGVIPAKLGENGRLIELDLSTNKLTGLVPKSLCLGKKLQILILRINFLFGPLPDDLGHCDTLRRVRLGQNYLTGSIPSGFLYLPELSLMELQNNYLSEQVPQQTGKIPSKLEQMNLADNHLSGPLPASIGNFSNLQMLLLSGNRFTGEIPPQIGQLKNILTLDMSRNNLSGNIPSEIGDCPTLTYLDLSQNQLSGPIPVHITQIHILNYLNISWNHLNQSLPKEIGSMKSLTSADFSHNNFSGSIPEFGQYSFFNSTSFIGNPQLCGSYLNPCNYSSMSPLQLHDQNSSRSQVHGKFKLLFALGLLVCSLVFAALAIIKTRKIRRNSNSWKLTAFQKLGFGYEDILECIKENNIIGRGGAGTVYRGLMASGEPVAVKKLLGISKGSSHDNGLSAEVQTLGQIRHRNIVRLLAFCSNKESNLLVYEYMPNGSLGEVLHGKRGGFLKWDTRLKIAIEAAKGLCYLHHDCSPLIIHRDVKSNNILLNSDFEAHVADFGLAKFLRDTGTSECMSAIAGSYGYIAPEYAYTLKVDEKSDVYSFGVVLLELITGRRPVGDFGEEGLDIVQWTKTQTKSSKEGVVKILDQRLTDIPLIEAMQVFFVAMLCVQEQSVERPTMREVVQMLTQAKQPNTFHME, from the exons ATGGCTGCTTCTAATGTGAAGCTcgccttcttctcttctctactCCTTTTTTCCCTGATCAATCCCAGCCAATCACTTTCTTCACATAATATCTATCTCGAAAGGCAAGCTTCAATCCTGGTTTCTGTCAGACAATCTTTCGAGTCATATGATCCTTCATTTGATAGCTGGAATGTGTCCAACTACTCGCTTCTTTGCTCCTGGACTGGCATCCAATGCGACGACAAGAATAGATCAGTGGTTGCTATTGATATATCCAATTCAAACATCTCTGGCACTCTATCACCAGCGATCACTGAGCTTCGAAGCCTTGTCAATCTTTCGCTGCAAGGAAACAGCTTCTCTGATGGGTTCCCACGAGAAATTCACAGGCTTACAAGGCTTCAGTTCCTCAACATATCCAACAATCTGTTCAGTGGACAGCTGGACTGGGAGTTTTCTCAGTTGAAAGAGCTTCAAGTGCTGGATGGTTATAACAACAATCTCAATGGTACGCTACCATTAGGTGTCACCCAACTTGCCAAGCTCAAGCACTTGGATTTTGGCGGGAATTACTTTCAGGGGACTATCCCTCCAAGCTATGGAAGCATGCAACAGCTGAATTATCTCTCATTGAAGGGCAATGATTTGCGTGGTTTAATACCTGGCGAGCTTGGTAATCTTACTAATCTTGAGCAGCTCTACTTGGGGTATTACAATGAGTTCGATGGAGGAATCCCACCTGAGTTTGGCAAGCTGATCAATCTGGTTCATCTAGACCTTGCAAATTGTAGCTTACGTGGACTGATACCGCCTGACTTGGGAAACCTCAACAAGTTAGATACCCTCTTCTTGCAAACAAATGAGCTCACCGGTCCGATCCCTCCCGAACTGGGCAACCTGAGCAGCATCAAATCTCTTGATCTCTCAAACAACGCGCTAACAGGAGATATTCCACTAGAGTTTTCCGGGCTTCATCGTCTCACcttattgaatttgtttcttAACAAGTTACATGGGCAGATCCCTCATTTCATTGCGGAGCTACCTGAGCTGGAAGTCCTGAAGCTTTGGCACAATAATTTCACCGGAGTCATTCCTGCTAAGCTGGGAGAAAATGGCAGATTAATTGAACTTGATCTGTCAACCAATAAGCTTACTGGATTAGTCCCTAAATCTCTGTGCTTAGGAAAGAAGCTGCAGATTCTAATCCTGCGCATCAACTTTTTGTTCGGTCCTCTGCCTGATGATCTTGGCCATTGTGACACCCTCAGGAGAGTTCGGTTGGGGCAGAATTATCTGACTGGATCAATTCCAAGTGGTTTCCTTTACTTGCCGGAACTGTCACTCATGGAGCTGCAGAACAATTATCTGAGTGAACAGGTTCCACAACAAACAGGCAAGATACCATCTAAACTTGAGCAGATGAATCTTGCAGATAATCACTTATCCGGGCCGCTTCCTGCATCCATCGGCAATTTCTCCAACTTGCAGATGCTTCTGCTCAGTGGAAACCGATTCACAGGGGAAATTCCACCTCAAATAGGTCAGTTGAAAAATATCCTTACATTGGATATGAGTAGAAACAACTTGTCTGGGAATATCCCCTCTGAAATTGGCGATTGTCCTACCTTGACTTACTTAGATTTGAGTCAGAACCAACTCTCAGGCCCGATTCCAGTTCATATCACACAAATTCACATATTGAATTACCTTAATATATCCTGGAACCATTTGAACCAAAGTCTACCCAAGGAAATTGGGTCAATGAAAAGTCTAACCTCGGCAGATTTTTCTCACAACAACTTCTCTGGTTCCATACCTGAATTTGGACAGTATTCATTCTTCAACTCCACATCATTTATCGGTAACCCTCAACTTTGTGGTTCTTACTTAAACCCATGCAACTATTCATCCATGTCTCCATTACAACTCCACGACCAAAATAGCTCCAGGTCTCAGGTCCATGGAAAATTCAAGCTTCTTTTTGCTCTGGGACTTTTAGTATGCTCTTTGGTATTTGCGGCTTTGGCAATTATCAAGACCCGAAAGATCCGAAGAAATTCAAATTCCTGGAAGCTCACAGCATTCCAGAAGCTGGGATTTGGATACGAAGACATATTGGAATGCATCAAGGAGAACAACATCATAGGGAGAGGTGGTGCTGGCACTGTCTACAGAGGTTTAATGGCTTCCGGAGAACCAGTAGCAGTCAAGAAGTTGTTGGGAATAAGCAAAGGCTCGTCTCATGATAATGGCCTATCCGCTGAAGTGCAAACATTAGGCCAAATTCGACACAGGAATATAGTGAGGCTGTTGGCATTTTGTTCCAATAAAGAGTCCAATTTACTTGTATACGAGTACATGCCCAATGGAAGCCTAGGTGAAGTTCTACATGGGAAGAGAGGTGGTTTTCTCAAGTGGGATACCAGGCTGAAAATTGCTATTGAAGCTGCAAAAGGCCTATGCTACTTGCACCATGACTGTTCCCCTCTAATCATCCACCGGGATGTCAAGTCCAATAACATCCTCCTCAACTCAGATTTTGAGGCTCATGTAGCAGATTTTGGTCTTGCCAAGTTCTTACGAGATACTGGAACCTCAGAATGCATGTCTGCAATTGCTGGCTCTTATGGCTATATTGCTCCAG AATACGCATACACCTTGAAAGTGGATGAAAAAAGCGATGTCTACAGCTTTGGAGTGGTACTGTTAGAGTTAATCACAGGCAGAAGGCCAGTTGGCGATTTCGGAGAAGAAGGGCTAGACATTGTTCAATGGACAAAGACACAGACCAAGTCAAGCAAAGAGGGGGTGGTTAAGATTCTGGATCAAAGGCTGACTGATATTCCATTAATTGAAGCGATGCAAGTCTTTTTTGTGGCAATGTTGTGTGTTCAAGAACAAAGTGTGGAGAGGCCAACAATGAGAGAAGTTGTTCAGATGCTTACACAAGCTAAACAACCCAACACATTTCACATGGAGTGA
- the LOC118054368 gene encoding uncharacterized protein isoform X2 yields MRYQRVSPDCVPLSNGKKPNGAENGRSIPNGFNSTSTNFDTKGFRFRSPSRNQDHHNNSTTSSPHSENNHNQTQRHDSSPGPSPSRGGNGDVLLQWGQKKRARVSRSEIRALADESSSSGQARQPINRVPRRVDNKFSPPTMPPPPPPSQQSISTSTRSGNLKKENSGFLSHRNLEKRSGAGNGSPSRNSGGSSRVVSRSTAGKRSPPTPENIDRKLPSSRSAAKDEKPNGSLVQADHQMNQVDSTRAKSEKEAGVTTSNTVSVPVVASGGEKANNNEVIEWPRIYIALSRKEKEDDFFAMKGTKLPQRPKKRAKNIDKALQYCFPGMWLSDLTKSRYEVREKKCVKKQKRRGLKGMESMDSDSE; encoded by the exons ATGAG GTATCAGAGAGTAAGCCCAGATTGTGTTCCTTTAAGCAATGGCAAAAAACCCAATGGAGCCGAGAACGGAAGGTCAATCCCCAATGGATTCAATTCCACAAGTACTAATTTTGATACTAAAGGTTTCAGATTTAGATCTCCATCGAGAAACCAAGACCACCACAATAACAGTACAACCAGTTCTCCACATTCAGAGAACAACCACAATCAGACACAAAGACATGACTCTAGTCCGGGTCCTAGCCCGAGCCGAGGTGGCAACGGTGATGTGTTGTTGCAATGGGGACAAAAGAAGAGAGCTAGAGTGTCAAGGTCTGAGATCAGGGCCTTGGCTGATGAATCGTCATCTTCTGGTCAAGCTAGACAACCCATCAACAGGGTTCCTAGGAGAGTTGATAACAAGTTCTCTCCACCCACCATgccaccaccgccaccaccaTCCCAACAGTCCATTAGTACTAGCACCAGAAGTGGAAActtgaagaaagaaaattcTGGGTTTCTTTCACACAg GAATTTAGAAAAGCGATCCGGTGCTGGAAATGGATCCCCGTCAAGAAATAGTGGTGGCAGTAGCAGGGTTGTTTCTAGATCTACTGCGGGAAAGAGATCTCCTCCAACACCAGAAAATATTGATAGAAAGTTGCCTAGCTCTAGGTCAGCGGCAAAGGATGAGAAACCAAATGGATCATTAGTACAAGCtgatcatcaaatgaatcaagTTGATTCCACGCGGGCTAAATCAGAGAAGGAAGCTGGGGTTACAACTAGCAATACTGTCTCAGTTCCAGTAGTAGCCAGTGGAGGAGAAAAGGCGAATAACAATGAAGTCATCGAGTGGCCAAGGATTTATATTGCTTTGTCAAGGaaggaaaaagaagatgatTTCTTTGCAATGAAGGGCACAAAACTACCACAACGACCCAAGAAAAGGGCTAAGAACATTGATAAAGCACTTCAG TATTGTTTTCCAGGGATGTGGCTATCTGACTTAACAAAGAGTAGGTACGAGGTTAGAGAGAAGAAATGTGTGAAGAAG CAAAAACGAAGAGGGCTGAAGGGGATGGAGAGCATGGACAGTGATTCCGAGTAG